A window of Rattus norvegicus strain BN/NHsdMcwi chromosome 14, GRCr8, whole genome shotgun sequence contains these coding sequences:
- the Tapt1 gene encoding transmembrane anterior posterior transformation protein 1 homolog isoform X2 — MECWWHRDSLWDRRLLQPAQVCDILKGVILVICYFMMHYVDYSMMYHLIRGQSVIKLYIIYNMLEVADRLFSSFGQDILDALYWTATEPKERKRAHIGVIPHFFMAVLYVFLHAILIMVQATTLNVAFNSHNKSLLTIMMSNNFVEIKGSVFKKFEKNNLFQMSNSDIKERFTNYVLLLIVCLRNMEQFSWNPDHLWVLFPDVCMVIASEIAVDIVKHAFITKFNDITADVYSEYRASLAFDLVSSRQKNAYTDYSDSVARRMGFIPLPLAVLLIRVVTSSIKVQGILSYACVILFYFGLISLKILNSIVLLGKSCQYVKEAKMEEKLFNPPPASTPAKPSNKSQSKCKSSQGLSTEENLSASITSQPVHQKENVIPLLVTSNSDQFLTTPDGDEKDITQENSELKHRSSKKDLLEIDRFTICGNRID; from the exons GGACAGACGTTTGCTTCAGCCCGCACAGGTGTGTGacattttgaagggtgtcattttagTAATCTGCTATTTCATGATGCATTATGTTGACTATTCTATGATGTACCACCTGATAAGAGGCCAATCTGTCATCAAACTCTATATCATCTACAACATGCTAGAG GTAGCCGATCGTCTGTTCTCCTCATTTGGACAAGATATCTTAGATGCTCTGTACTGGACAGCCACAGAgccgaaagaaagaaaaagagcacaCATCGGAGTAATTCCTCACTTCTTCATGGCTGTTCTCTATGTCT TTCTACATGCAATTCTTATCATGGTTCAAGCGACAACTCTCAATGTAGCTTTTAACTCTCACAACAAGTCACTGCTTACTATCATGATGTCTAATAAT TTTGTTGAAATTAAAGGAAGTGTATTCAAGAAGTTTGAAAAGAACAATCTCTTTCAGATGTCAAATAGTG ataTCAAGGAACGATTCACAAATTACGTGCTTTTGCTAATAGTTTGCTTAAGAAACATGGAGCAGTTCTCTTGGAATCCAG ATCATCTCTGGGTGTTGTTTCCTGACGTCTGTATGGTGATTGCATCAGAAATTGCTGTGGATATTGTAAAGCATGCCTTTATCACCAAATTCAATGACATCACTGCAGAT GTCTACAGTGAATATAGAGCCAGCCTTGCTTTTGACCTTGTTAGCAGCCGACAGAAAAAT GCATACACAGACTACAGTGACTCGGTAGCACGAAGAATGGGATTTATTCCTCTCCCACTAGCGGTCTTA CTCATCAGAGTTGTAACAAGCTCAATTAAAGTGCAAGGAATCCTGTCCTATGCCTGTGTCATACTCTTCTATTTTGG gtTGATCTCCTTGAAAATACTTAATAGTATTGTGCTGTTGGGAAAGTCATGTCAATATGTGAAAGAAGCCAAAATGGAAGAGAAGCTATTTAATCCTCCCCCAGCCAGCACACCTGCAAAACCCTCCAATAAATCCCAGAGCAAGTGCAAGTCCTCTCAAG GCCTCTCCACAGAAGAAAACCTGTCTGCCTCCATCACCAGCCAGCCTGttcatcagaaagaaaatgtcataccCTTACTTGTGACCAGCAATTCTGATCAGTTCCTGACAACCCCAGATGGTGATGAGAAGGACATAACACAGGAAAACTCGGAGTTAAAACACAGATCCTCAAAGAAAGATTTGTTAGAGATAGACAGGTTCACAATTTGTGGAAACCGGATTGACTGA